From Kineosporia succinea, the proteins below share one genomic window:
- a CDS encoding alpha/beta fold hydrolase — MSVVEYPLPGAWVREFTADVPLDWAAPGGERIEVFVREFTDPDRRHDDLPLLTFLQGGPGGANPRPAGASTPGGWLDEALPHYRVVLVDQRGTGRSTPIDGTFVAERFGTDGRAAADFLLNFRADSIVRDLEHVRRNHYDGRKWATLAQSFGGWITLTYLSTAPEALSACYVCGGIPGTPPDPEAVYSRTFSRVAAKTADFYRRYPHDQATVAAIADVLASGTVKLPDGSPLSVRRFQTLGNDLGFGPGHLRLHWLVSEAFAAGGRLSDGFLEAVLSRTSQAGGPLFWTLQETIYGDGANGPFRWAAQRERDRRPEFAEDRRPLLFTSEMAFPWLFEEITALRPFAPAMDALAEQEVWSPLYDLPRLAANEVPLAAAVYADDVFVDADLSRDTLSRLGNARAWVTNEFEHDGIGSGRTFSRLREMVRDRGGELRQ, encoded by the coding sequence ATGAGCGTGGTCGAATACCCCCTGCCGGGCGCCTGGGTGCGCGAGTTCACCGCCGACGTGCCGCTCGACTGGGCGGCACCCGGCGGTGAGCGGATCGAGGTGTTCGTGCGGGAGTTCACCGATCCCGACCGCCGTCACGACGACCTGCCCCTGCTGACGTTCCTGCAGGGCGGGCCCGGAGGCGCGAACCCCCGCCCGGCCGGGGCGAGCACCCCTGGCGGCTGGCTCGACGAGGCACTGCCGCACTACCGGGTCGTGCTCGTCGACCAGCGCGGCACCGGGCGCAGCACCCCGATCGACGGCACCTTCGTGGCGGAGCGGTTCGGCACCGACGGGCGCGCCGCCGCGGACTTCCTGCTGAACTTCCGCGCCGACTCGATCGTGCGCGACCTGGAGCACGTGCGCCGCAATCACTACGACGGCCGGAAGTGGGCCACCCTCGCCCAGAGCTTCGGCGGCTGGATCACGCTCACCTATCTGTCCACCGCCCCCGAGGCCCTCAGTGCCTGCTACGTCTGCGGCGGCATCCCGGGCACCCCGCCCGACCCGGAGGCGGTGTACTCCCGGACCTTCTCGCGGGTCGCGGCGAAGACGGCCGACTTCTACCGTCGCTACCCGCACGACCAGGCCACGGTCGCGGCCATCGCCGACGTGCTGGCCTCCGGCACCGTGAAACTGCCCGACGGATCGCCGCTCTCGGTGCGCCGCTTCCAGACCCTCGGCAACGACCTGGGTTTCGGGCCCGGCCACCTGCGCCTGCACTGGCTGGTCTCCGAGGCCTTCGCCGCCGGCGGCCGGCTGAGCGACGGGTTCCTCGAGGCGGTGCTGTCGCGTACCTCGCAGGCCGGCGGCCCGCTGTTCTGGACGCTGCAGGAGACCATCTACGGCGACGGCGCCAACGGCCCGTTCCGCTGGGCCGCGCAGCGCGAGCGCGACCGGCGACCCGAGTTCGCCGAGGACCGGCGCCCGCTGCTGTTCACCTCGGAGATGGCCTTCCCCTGGCTGTTCGAGGAGATCACCGCGCTGCGGCCGTTCGCCCCGGCGATGGACGCGCTCGCGGAGCAGGAGGTCTGGTCGCCGCTGTACGACCTGCCGAGGCTGGCCGCGAACGAGGTGCCGCTGGCGGCGGCGGTCTACGCGGACGACGTGTTCGTGGACGCCGACCTGTCCCGCGACACGCTGAGCCGGCTGGGTAACGCCCGGGCGTGGGTGACGAACGAGTTCGAGCACGACGGGATCGGGAGTGGACGCACGTTCTCGCGGTTGCGGGAGATGGTGCGGGACCGGGGTGGTGAGCTGAGGCAGTAG
- a CDS encoding class I SAM-dependent methyltransferase, producing MTDEIAALTALTEGDPTTARTLASRSGGRLGRALARFLETDHAEGVYAAPEAFEAFIDGGGNVPLYEAVSRELAAICEKARVQSLLDIGCGNGRALLPALRAYAPARVDLVEPSDALLTTAVGGLPEEVTSRTWPTTVQAFLEGLPTHEHWDLAQSTFALHTLPHEERSHVLELLRPHVDAVAVIDFDLPDHEHASPEHLRHLATTYERGLAEYDDDRDLVAQGFLMPVLTGQLRPGARRVTWEQSGERWAQQFTDAGYRDVDVRPVHDYWSAPAFVLRARSR from the coding sequence GTGACGGACGAGATCGCAGCCCTGACCGCCCTGACCGAGGGCGACCCGACCACCGCCCGGACGCTGGCCTCACGGTCCGGCGGCCGGCTCGGCCGGGCCCTGGCCCGGTTCCTCGAAACCGACCATGCGGAAGGTGTTTATGCGGCTCCCGAAGCGTTCGAGGCCTTCATCGACGGCGGCGGCAACGTGCCGCTCTACGAGGCGGTGAGCCGCGAGCTCGCCGCGATCTGCGAGAAGGCCCGGGTCCAGAGCCTTCTCGACATCGGCTGCGGCAACGGCCGCGCCCTGCTGCCCGCCCTGCGCGCGTATGCGCCGGCCCGGGTGGATCTGGTCGAGCCTTCGGACGCGTTGCTCACCACCGCGGTCGGCGGCCTTCCGGAGGAGGTCACCAGCCGTACCTGGCCCACCACCGTGCAGGCCTTCCTCGAGGGCCTGCCCACCCACGAGCACTGGGACCTGGCGCAGTCCACCTTCGCGCTGCACACGCTGCCGCACGAGGAAAGGTCGCACGTGCTGGAGCTTCTGCGCCCGCACGTCGACGCGGTCGCGGTGATCGACTTCGACCTGCCCGACCACGAGCACGCCTCGCCCGAGCACCTGCGCCACCTGGCCACGACCTACGAACGAGGCCTGGCCGAGTACGACGACGACCGCGATCTGGTGGCGCAGGGCTTCCTCATGCCGGTGCTCACCGGGCAACTGCGGCCGGGTGCGCGGCGCGTCACCTGGGAGCAGAGCGGTGAGCGCTGGGCGCAGCAGTTCACCGACGCCGGGTACCGGGACGTGGACGTGCGGCCGGTGCACGACTACTGGTCGGCCCCGGCGTTCGTGCTGCGGGCGCGGAGCCGATAG
- a CDS encoding TylF/MycF/NovP-related O-methyltransferase — translation MTGYEIARPAGPRVPSQATVKKTAPKPFPRDFDDELRDIITAVRPFTTAGNEKLHALVTATRYVRERGVAGAVVECGVSGSGSMQAVARALIAGGERDRDLYLFDTALDQARADFGAVAYPSGHLHFVPGPLEETVPGRAPGQIALLRIDTDDYAPTRHQLDHLYPRLAPGGVLVLDDYGWWKGARQATDDWLRESGAQLVLWRAGGGRVAVKP, via the coding sequence GTGACGGGATACGAGATCGCCCGCCCGGCCGGGCCCCGGGTCCCCAGCCAGGCCACGGTGAAGAAGACCGCCCCCAAGCCCTTTCCCCGGGACTTCGACGACGAGCTCCGTGACATCATCACGGCGGTGCGCCCGTTCACCACCGCCGGTAACGAGAAGCTGCACGCCCTGGTCACAGCCACCCGGTACGTGCGCGAGCGCGGCGTGGCCGGGGCGGTGGTCGAATGCGGCGTCTCGGGAAGCGGTTCGATGCAGGCCGTGGCCCGCGCCCTGATCGCCGGCGGCGAGCGCGACCGCGACCTGTACCTCTTCGATACCGCCCTCGACCAGGCCCGTGCCGACTTCGGGGCCGTCGCCTACCCGTCCGGGCACCTGCACTTCGTGCCCGGTCCGCTGGAGGAGACGGTTCCCGGGCGCGCCCCCGGGCAGATCGCGCTGCTGCGCATCGACACCGACGACTACGCACCCACCCGGCACCAGCTCGACCACCTCTACCCGCGTCTGGCTCCCGGCGGGGTGCTCGTCCTCGACGACTACGGCTGGTGGAAGGGCGCCCGCCAGGCCACCGACGACTGGCTGCGCGAGAGCGGCGCCCAGCTCGTGCTGTGGCGCGCGGGCGGCGGGCGCGTGGCGGTCAAGCCGTGA
- a CDS encoding mechanosensitive ion channel family protein, which translates to MLPATPVVSILTDTAADADPLPTPSPTQMWTQVSDAAQDGPAAITHLLLDAGDSVLQMLLKAVVVIAVLLLARLVLHRLIKGVADKIATHTSSGRWDVGLTERRKQRARAIASLLSHLTSAALAVTGVLLFVQGTGLSRAGVFTAGLLGVVAAVSFRGLANDIIAGLFVLSEDTYGIGDYIDTTLGASGTVEEIGLRTTRLRGRDGTIWHVRHSKIDRLGNRTQAQSHLTLDIRAGFGEASPDTSAAGRLASAERVVRMSLDRLDRDLASAASPLSGAMPGTLAEILPVLVPGAPQKALATLATATSAAELVDTQPLAFTPKDLADLAHLRDLLEDADVPVLTRSHLAGLINAGDDHVVLRVTARVADTSRQQALAVLRRRLYLDLNAAGFTASFTVPGPEEL; encoded by the coding sequence GTGCTTCCCGCAACACCCGTCGTGTCCATCCTCACGGACACGGCGGCCGACGCCGACCCCCTCCCCACACCGTCTCCCACACAGATGTGGACCCAGGTCTCGGACGCCGCGCAGGACGGCCCCGCAGCCATCACCCACCTCCTGCTCGACGCCGGCGACTCCGTGCTCCAGATGCTTCTCAAGGCGGTCGTCGTGATCGCCGTGCTGCTGCTGGCCCGTCTGGTGCTGCACCGCCTGATCAAGGGCGTCGCCGACAAGATCGCCACCCACACGTCGTCCGGCCGCTGGGACGTGGGCCTGACCGAACGCCGCAAGCAGCGGGCCCGGGCCATCGCCTCGCTGCTGTCGCACCTCACCTCGGCCGCCCTGGCCGTGACCGGGGTCCTGCTGTTCGTGCAGGGCACGGGCCTGTCGAGGGCCGGGGTGTTCACCGCCGGGCTGCTCGGTGTGGTCGCCGCCGTGAGTTTCCGCGGTCTGGCGAACGACATCATCGCCGGGCTGTTCGTGCTCAGCGAGGACACGTACGGCATCGGCGACTACATCGACACCACCCTCGGCGCCTCCGGCACGGTCGAGGAGATCGGCCTGCGCACCACGCGGCTGCGGGGTCGTGACGGCACGATCTGGCACGTGCGGCACAGCAAGATCGACCGGCTGGGCAACCGTACCCAGGCCCAGTCGCACCTCACGCTCGACATCCGCGCCGGATTCGGCGAGGCCTCGCCCGACACCAGCGCGGCCGGCCGGCTCGCGTCGGCCGAGCGCGTGGTGCGGATGAGCCTGGACCGGCTCGACCGGGACCTGGCCTCGGCCGCGTCCCCGCTGTCGGGCGCCATGCCCGGCACCCTGGCCGAGATCCTTCCGGTGCTGGTGCCCGGCGCCCCGCAGAAGGCGCTGGCCACCCTGGCCACGGCCACCTCGGCCGCGGAACTGGTCGACACCCAGCCCCTGGCCTTCACCCCGAAGGACCTGGCCGACCTCGCGCACCTGCGTGACCTGCTCGAGGACGCGGACGTTCCGGTGCTGACCCGCAGCCACCTGGCCGGGCTGATCAACGCCGGTGACGACCACGTGGTGCTGCGGGTGACCGCCCGGGTCGCCGACACGTCCCGGCAGCAGGCGCTGGCCGTGCTGCGGCGGCGCCTCTACCTGGACCTGAACGCGGCGGGCTTCACCGCGTCGTTCACCGTCCCGGGCCCTGAGGAGCTGTAG
- a CDS encoding SDR family NAD(P)-dependent oxidoreductase, with product MSRTALVTGATSGIGRAFAGRLAGLGYDLVIVGRRQERLDEFVREHPDVQVRDIAADLSTDAGIDTVARICEAEPIDLLVNNAGVAHYMPLAELPAAKARELTQVKVVAPTMLTRAVVGGMQARGEGAVINVAGMIAFSGPAPSSVMPRRAVYAGGLAFAVAFSQTLSAELEGTGVQVQVLCPGVVATEFHEVQGLDLSAVRRMTAEDVVTASLRGLELGEVVVAPGVEDAGLLEAVFAADQAAFNGQSPELASRYRTA from the coding sequence ATGAGCAGGACCGCACTCGTCACCGGGGCCACGTCGGGCATCGGCCGGGCCTTCGCCGGGAGACTGGCCGGGCTGGGCTACGACCTCGTCATCGTGGGACGCCGTCAGGAACGCCTCGACGAGTTCGTCCGGGAACACCCGGACGTCCAGGTCCGGGACATCGCCGCGGACCTCTCCACCGACGCGGGCATCGACACGGTCGCCCGGATCTGCGAGGCCGAGCCGATCGACCTGCTGGTCAACAACGCCGGGGTCGCGCACTACATGCCGCTGGCCGAGCTGCCCGCGGCCAAGGCCCGGGAGCTGACCCAGGTCAAGGTCGTGGCCCCGACGATGCTCACCCGCGCCGTGGTGGGCGGGATGCAGGCGCGGGGTGAGGGTGCCGTCATCAATGTGGCCGGCATGATCGCGTTCAGTGGCCCGGCGCCCAGTTCGGTGATGCCGCGCCGGGCCGTGTACGCCGGTGGTCTCGCGTTCGCGGTCGCCTTCTCGCAGACCCTCAGCGCCGAGCTGGAGGGAACCGGGGTGCAGGTGCAGGTGCTGTGCCCGGGCGTCGTCGCCACCGAGTTCCACGAGGTACAGGGCCTGGACCTGAGCGCCGTGCGGCGGATGACGGCCGAGGACGTGGTCACCGCCAGCCTGCGCGGGCTGGAACTGGGCGAGGTCGTCGTGGCGCCCGGCGTGGAGGACGCGGGCCTGCTGGAGGCCGTGTTCGCGGCCGACCAGGCGGCCTTCAACGGCCAGAGCCCGGAGCTGGCCTCCCGCTACCGCACCGCCTGA
- a CDS encoding glycosyltransferase: MTGAPGTTEHPTRFDFPAGQYLAVTARLALDTGGQTAMFLLRSRVFAARAGIAPTLVSFDDQPDYPHIRRQLLARGLVAPSTVVVNLHEWLRNEPPELAADDAETLPETTGSTVQHVPHPDGTRHLTTHLDADGERVVTDHLRADGSVYLRQGPDGIVLADRCNRVLRRFPGTGALRRWWLPKLFDQRRVPVFVLSDSRFATRQLLGLSGHKRVRLIHVVHNIHVQEPYTWDSPVHPTHLPVLEAADRLAALVTLTERQRDDIAARFGPSSTTHVVPNPIDTTTTSPIDPGKPREPMRFVMVGRLERQKRTMDAVRAFATVVTREPGATLDVYGDGSRRAELEQEIECLGLGAAVRLRGHVPRAKDELRSATAMLLTSRFEGYPLVVLEALDAGCPVIAYDIAYGPREQITDGVSGFLVPPGDTDALADRVVRLARDPQLVARMSEAGRVSAAGHSVDAYLEQWQGVLRDVVARRV; encoded by the coding sequence GTGACCGGGGCCCCCGGCACCACCGAGCACCCCACCCGCTTCGACTTCCCGGCCGGTCAGTACCTCGCCGTCACCGCCCGCCTGGCCCTCGACACCGGCGGCCAGACGGCCATGTTCCTGCTGCGCAGCCGCGTCTTCGCCGCGCGCGCGGGCATCGCGCCGACCCTGGTGTCGTTCGACGACCAGCCGGACTACCCGCACATCCGCCGTCAGCTGCTGGCGCGTGGTCTGGTCGCGCCCTCCACGGTGGTCGTCAACCTGCACGAGTGGCTGCGCAACGAGCCCCCCGAGCTGGCCGCCGACGACGCCGAGACACTCCCGGAGACAACCGGCTCCACCGTCCAGCACGTCCCGCACCCCGACGGCACCCGGCATCTCACCACCCACCTCGACGCCGACGGCGAACGCGTCGTCACCGACCACCTCCGCGCCGACGGCAGTGTCTACCTGCGGCAGGGCCCCGACGGGATCGTGCTGGCCGACCGCTGCAACCGCGTGCTGCGCCGCTTCCCCGGGACGGGCGCGCTGCGGCGCTGGTGGCTGCCGAAGCTGTTCGACCAGCGACGGGTCCCGGTGTTCGTGCTGTCCGACAGCCGTTTCGCGACCCGCCAGCTGCTGGGCCTGAGCGGCCACAAACGGGTGCGGCTCATCCACGTCGTGCACAACATCCACGTCCAGGAGCCCTACACCTGGGACTCCCCCGTGCACCCCACCCACCTGCCGGTGCTCGAGGCCGCCGATCGCCTGGCCGCGCTGGTGACGCTGACCGAACGCCAGCGCGACGACATCGCGGCCCGCTTCGGTCCCTCCTCCACCACGCACGTGGTGCCGAACCCGATCGACACGACCACCACGTCCCCCATCGACCCCGGGAAACCGCGCGAGCCCATGCGTTTCGTGATGGTGGGGCGGCTGGAACGGCAGAAGCGAACGATGGACGCGGTGCGCGCGTTCGCGACGGTCGTCACCCGGGAGCCGGGGGCCACCCTGGACGTCTACGGCGACGGCAGCCGTCGCGCCGAACTCGAGCAGGAGATCGAGTGCCTCGGGCTGGGCGCCGCGGTGCGGCTGCGCGGGCACGTGCCCCGGGCGAAGGACGAACTGCGCTCGGCCACCGCGATGCTGCTCACCAGCCGGTTCGAGGGGTATCCCCTGGTGGTGCTCGAGGCTCTCGACGCGGGCTGCCCGGTGATCGCCTACGACATCGCCTACGGCCCGCGCGAGCAGATCACCGACGGGGTGAGCGGATTCCTGGTACCGCCCGGGGACACCGACGCGCTCGCCGACCGGGTGGTGCGACTGGCCCGCGACCCGCAGCTGGTGGCCCGGATGAGCGAGGCCGGACGGGTGAGCGCGGCGGGCCATTCGGTGGACGCGTATCTGGAGCAATGGCAGGGCGTGCTCCGCGACGTGGTCGCCCGGCGCGTCTGA
- a CDS encoding sugar ABC transporter ATP-binding protein produces MVSPSPAALQLTGVSKSFGPVTALRSGSLEVEAGSIHALVGENGAGKSTLVKIVAGVHRRDGGTFTLEGQDVDFGSTAESKAAGVAVIYQEPTLFPDLSVTENIFMGRQILKSARRIDKAAMYAEAERLFQGLGVHIDPRRPALGLSIADQQIIEIAKAISLDAKVLIMDEPTAALSGVEVERLFTVARRLRDEGRALVFISHRFDEVFELCDTVTVMRDGSYIGTRPIAGTSVPEIVNLMVGREVGELFPKQAAEIGDVVLKVEGLQSAGVFHDVSFSVRRGEIVGLAGLVGAGRSEIARAVFGVDRYDAGSVTMNGRAVAARSPRAAIAAGMAFIPEDRRKQGLVTEASVAENIAGVIRRNLARGGLLTRGQENKAVAPWAARLEVKTSALDAPAKTMSGGNQQKVVIAKWLATQPDLLIIDEPTRGIDVGTKSEVHRLLSELAGQGMAILMISSELPEVLGMADRVLVVSEGRLTADLSREQATPESVMHAATASQEMAR; encoded by the coding sequence ATGGTCAGCCCATCTCCCGCTGCTCTGCAGTTAACGGGCGTGTCGAAGTCCTTCGGCCCGGTCACCGCCCTGCGGTCCGGCAGCCTGGAGGTCGAGGCCGGTTCCATCCACGCGCTGGTCGGTGAAAACGGCGCCGGCAAGTCCACTCTCGTCAAGATCGTGGCGGGTGTGCACCGCCGCGACGGCGGCACCTTCACGCTCGAGGGGCAGGACGTCGACTTCGGTTCCACCGCCGAGTCGAAGGCCGCCGGCGTCGCCGTCATCTACCAGGAACCCACGCTGTTCCCCGACCTGTCGGTCACCGAGAACATCTTCATGGGCCGCCAGATACTGAAGAGCGCGCGGCGCATCGACAAGGCCGCGATGTACGCCGAGGCCGAGCGGCTGTTCCAGGGCCTGGGCGTGCACATCGACCCGCGGCGCCCGGCGCTGGGCCTGTCGATCGCCGACCAGCAGATCATCGAGATCGCCAAGGCCATCTCGCTCGACGCCAAGGTGCTGATCATGGACGAGCCGACCGCGGCGCTGTCCGGCGTCGAGGTCGAGCGGCTGTTCACCGTGGCCCGGCGGCTGCGCGACGAGGGCCGCGCCCTGGTCTTCATCTCGCACCGCTTCGACGAGGTGTTCGAGCTGTGCGACACCGTCACCGTGATGCGCGACGGCTCGTACATCGGCACGCGGCCCATCGCCGGCACGTCGGTGCCGGAGATCGTCAACCTCATGGTCGGCCGCGAGGTCGGCGAGCTCTTCCCCAAGCAGGCGGCCGAGATCGGTGACGTCGTGCTGAAGGTCGAGGGCCTGCAGTCGGCCGGTGTCTTCCACGACGTGTCGTTCAGCGTGCGCCGCGGCGAGATCGTCGGCCTGGCCGGGCTGGTCGGGGCCGGGCGCAGCGAGATCGCCCGCGCCGTCTTCGGGGTCGACCGCTACGACGCCGGGTCGGTGACCATGAACGGCCGGGCCGTGGCCGCCCGCAGCCCCCGCGCCGCGATCGCCGCCGGCATGGCCTTCATCCCCGAGGACCGGCGCAAGCAGGGCCTGGTCACCGAGGCCTCGGTCGCCGAGAACATCGCCGGCGTCATCCGCCGCAACCTGGCCCGGGGCGGTCTGCTCACCCGCGGCCAGGAGAACAAGGCGGTGGCCCCCTGGGCCGCCCGCCTCGAGGTCAAGACCAGCGCCCTCGACGCCCCCGCCAAGACCATGAGCGGAGGCAACCAGCAGAAGGTCGTCATCGCCAAGTGGCTGGCCACGCAGCCCGACCTGCTGATCATCGACGAGCCCACCCGCGGCATCGACGTCGGCACCAAGTCCGAGGTGCACCGCCTGCTCTCGGAACTGGCCGGGCAGGGCATGGCGATCCTGATGATCTCGTCCGAACTGCCCGAGGTGCTCGGCATGGCCGACCGGGTGCTGGTCGTCAGCGAGGGCCGGCTCACCGCCGACCTCTCACGCGAGCAGGCCACCCCGGAGAGCGTCATGCACGCCGCCACCGCCAGCCAGGAGATGGCCCGATGA
- a CDS encoding aminopeptidase P family protein → MSISQRPAWAGTKPPRLSEHSPGFQEWIGQGWESRDVPAPVSPEAAAAAAEHRARLSEAMPGETVVLRAGDLKSRNGDADYGFRADSDFVWATGCQAEGAVLVMTPTGRGHDATLYLPPPARPGEKDFYASVAHGELWVGPSAGLDAWSSALGLAVEPVVDLVAPAASEDVARVVSDLRMIKDAWEIGQLREAIAATVGGFEAVAAEVPRAVAENLGERWLQGTFDRHARTFGNGPGYATIVGSGPHAPILHWVRCDGPVLPHQALLLDMGVEANSLYTADVTRTIPVAGGFTPQQRAVHDLVEASHRAGMAAVRPGLPWSEAHFASMEVLAQGLSDWGLLPVSVDEALAPEGQQHRRFMVCSVGHHLGLDVHDCGASSDERYRDGDLEAGMVLTVEPGLYFHAHDATVPPELRGIGVRLEDDLLVTATGHEVLSDALPIDAAGLERWAAAAATAPQGPGR, encoded by the coding sequence GTGAGCATCAGCCAGCGCCCCGCCTGGGCCGGAACCAAGCCGCCGCGTCTGTCGGAGCACAGCCCGGGATTCCAGGAGTGGATCGGGCAGGGCTGGGAGTCGCGCGACGTGCCGGCGCCGGTCTCGCCCGAGGCCGCGGCGGCCGCCGCCGAGCACCGGGCCCGCCTGAGCGAGGCGATGCCGGGCGAGACCGTGGTGCTGCGCGCGGGCGACCTGAAGAGCCGCAACGGGGACGCCGACTACGGGTTCCGCGCCGACAGTGACTTCGTCTGGGCCACCGGCTGCCAGGCCGAGGGCGCGGTGCTCGTGATGACGCCCACCGGGCGCGGCCACGACGCCACGCTGTACCTGCCGCCGCCGGCCCGGCCGGGGGAGAAGGACTTCTACGCCAGCGTCGCGCACGGTGAGCTGTGGGTGGGGCCGTCGGCCGGGCTCGACGCCTGGTCGTCCGCGCTCGGCCTGGCGGTCGAGCCGGTGGTGGACCTGGTGGCCCCGGCCGCCTCCGAGGACGTCGCGCGGGTCGTGTCCGACCTGCGGATGATCAAGGACGCGTGGGAGATCGGGCAGCTGCGCGAGGCGATCGCCGCCACCGTGGGCGGTTTCGAGGCGGTGGCGGCCGAGGTTCCGCGCGCGGTCGCCGAGAACCTGGGCGAGCGCTGGCTGCAGGGCACGTTCGACCGGCACGCGCGGACGTTCGGCAACGGGCCGGGCTACGCCACGATCGTGGGCTCCGGCCCGCACGCGCCGATCCTGCACTGGGTGCGCTGCGACGGGCCGGTGCTGCCGCACCAGGCGCTGCTGCTCGACATGGGCGTGGAGGCGAACTCGCTGTACACCGCCGACGTCACCCGCACGATCCCGGTGGCGGGCGGGTTCACCCCGCAGCAGCGGGCCGTGCACGACCTGGTCGAGGCCTCGCACCGCGCCGGCATGGCCGCGGTGCGTCCCGGACTGCCCTGGAGCGAAGCGCATTTCGCGTCGATGGAGGTGCTGGCGCAGGGCCTGTCCGACTGGGGTCTGCTGCCGGTCTCGGTCGACGAGGCCCTCGCCCCCGAGGGCCAGCAGCACCGCCGGTTCATGGTCTGCAGCGTCGGGCACCACCTCGGGCTCGACGTGCACGACTGCGGGGCCTCCTCCGACGAGCGCTACCGCGACGGCGACCTGGAGGCGGGGATGGTGCTGACCGTCGAGCCGGGCCTGTACTTCCACGCCCACGACGCCACCGTGCCGCCGGAACTGCGCGGCATCGGTGTGCGCCTGGAGGACGACCTGCTCGTCACCGCGACCGGGCACGAGGTGCTGTCGGACGCGCTGCCGATCGACGCGGCCGGGCTCGAACGGTGGGCCGCCGCAGCCGCTACAGCTCCTCAGGGCCCGGGACGGTGA
- a CDS encoding calcium-binding protein, with product MLSKRILATGTATALGVLMFAGTAHAAPAPRCEGERATIVGTSGDDRLRGTQGADVIVGLGGDDLIEGLGGDDIICAGPGNDAIRGGAGSDIIDGGTGDDVVDAGSGIDFVDGGKGEDLITAGAGADFVTGGSGDDSVLGGKGDDVIDAGAGADNVAGEDGEDLILGGSGRDHLLGGRGDDAILGGAGDDEILGNSGDDALAGEGGRDTVTGGPGHDEIYQGNAPK from the coding sequence ATGCTCAGCAAGCGCATTCTGGCCACCGGCACCGCCACCGCCCTGGGGGTGCTGATGTTCGCGGGCACCGCCCACGCGGCCCCCGCACCCCGCTGCGAGGGTGAGAGGGCGACGATCGTGGGCACGTCGGGCGACGACCGGCTCCGGGGCACCCAGGGGGCGGACGTGATCGTCGGGCTCGGCGGCGACGACCTGATCGAGGGGCTGGGCGGCGACGACATCATCTGCGCCGGGCCGGGCAACGACGCGATCCGGGGCGGCGCCGGCTCGGACATCATCGACGGCGGCACCGGTGACGACGTGGTCGACGCGGGCTCGGGCATCGACTTCGTGGACGGCGGCAAGGGCGAGGACCTGATCACGGCCGGGGCGGGCGCCGACTTCGTGACCGGCGGCTCCGGCGACGACAGCGTCCTCGGGGGCAAGGGCGACGACGTGATCGACGCCGGTGCCGGTGCCGACAACGTGGCCGGGGAGGACGGGGAGGACCTGATCCTCGGGGGCTCCGGCCGCGACCACCTGCTCGGGGGCAGGGGCGACGACGCGATCCTGGGCGGGGCGGGCGACGACGAGATCCTCGGCAACTCGGGCGACGACGCGCTGGCCGGTGAGGGTGGCCGCGACACCGTCACCGGTGGGCCGGGCCACGACGAGATCTACCAGGGCAACGCGCCGAAATAG